The Cloacibacterium caeni region TGCAATTTCTATCAAAGATTGTTCAACTTCTGGTCCGAAATCTCCTATGATAAATGCTATTTCATCTATGTTTTCACCAGCTACTTTTGCTATATCTTCTACTAATCTTTGAACAATTGGTTTTCCTGCAATAGGAATTAATGGTTTAGGAACGGTAAGTGTATGTGGTCTTAATCTAGAACCACGTCCTGCCATTGGAACTATAATTTTCATAGTCTATTGAATTTAAATTTATTTGTGTTTTTAATTGTTATTTTTTTGCGACTCCTGAACTGCCAAAACCACCTTCTCCGCGTTCTGTTTCTTCTAAAGTGTTTACTTCTTCCCAAGTTGCGGTTTCGTGTTTAGCAATAATCATTTGAGCGATTCTGTCACCGTCATTGATGGTAAATTCTTCGGCCGATAAATTTACTAAAATTACTCCAATTTCTCCACGATAATCAGCGTCTATTGTTCCTGGGGTATTCAGAACCGTAATTCCGTTTTTTAGGGCAAGACCACTTCTAGGTCTTACTTGTGCTTCGTAACCTTCTGGTAGTGAAATGAATAAACCTGTACTGATTAATCTTCTCTCTAAAGATTTCAGCGTGATGGGTTCAGAAATATTAGCATATAAATCCATTCCTGCAGAAAATGCAGTTTGGTATTTTGGTAAAGCGTGTTTTGATTTGTTGATTACTTTTATGGTCATCTTTTTAAAATTCTTTTGATAATGGCTTGTTCCTTAAAGGCTACAAAACCGATGAATAATGCTAAAAATAAGTTTCCTACAATATAATTGGTTCTAAAATAGTAAAACGAAATCATAGAAAGTGAAACCGAAATGACGAGATAAAGGATTACTTTTCCCGTGTTATAAGGAATAGGATATTTTATTCTTCCCCAAATGTAGGAAATTACCATCATACTCGTAAACGTTACTAATGCAGCAGTTGCACTTGCCCAATATCCATATTCTGGAATAAAAAGAACGTTAATGAGCACTGTAATTGCTGCTCCGATGATAGAAATATATAAACCAACTCTAGTTTGGTCTGAAAGTTTGTACCAAATAGAAAGGTTAAGGTAAATCCCTAAAAATAAAGCACCTAACATCACCATCGGAATAATTTCTATGCCTTCGTAGTAAAGTGGATTTCTCAAATATTTTTCTGAAATCCATTGAAGATTGACCATCAATCCCATGTAAATCAAGCAATTACAAATTACAAAAACGTCCATTAAAACTGCATAGGTTTTATGATTGTTTTTATCTTTGAAACTGCTGAAAAAATAAGGCTCAATGCCTAATTGATAAGCTTGTCTGAAAACCGTAATAAAAGTGGCGATTTTGTAAACAGCGCCATAAACTCCAATCTGATGGCGCGCTTCTTTATCAGGAAGTAAGTATTTAAGAAATTGTCTGTCAAGCGTTTGATTTACAATTCCAGCCAACCCTGCAATCATTACTGGCCACGAATAATTCATAATTCTTTTCCAAAGTTGAAAATCAAATTTTTTGATGCTGAAATTCACAAATTCTTTGCCTACAATCGCTAAAGTGACAATACTTTGAACCAAATTAGCAATAAAAACGTAACCTACCCCAATTTCTGGATTGTATTTTAGCCCAAGAATTCCCTGTGGAAATTTAGGCAACCATTTGATGAAAAATACCACTAAAAAAAAGTAAACCAATGAACCGATTACTTTAGAAAGCATATATTGAATAGGTCTTCCTTCTAATCTTAAAACTGCTGAAGGAATAGTAGAAAACGCATCAAAAGATAAAATAAATAAGAAAATGACCAAAAAATTCACTTGGTCTGGCGTTTCAAAAGCGTTCGCTAATTCTTGCCTGAAAACATAACCTAAAATCAAATAAATGAACCCTACCGAAAGAATGCTAAGTGCAGTAGTAGAAATTAAGGTTTTTTTGTCAATATCATCTTCTTGCGCAAAACGAAAGAATGAAGTTTCCATTCCGTGCGTTAAAAAAACCGTAATAACTCCAGCAATAGAGTACCAATCTACAAATGGTGAAGATGCAGCTGGCCCAAATGCTCGTGTAACGATAGGAGCGATAAGAAAAGGAAAAATCCTTACTAATACTGAACTTAAACCATAAATGGCGGTTTGTCCAAATAGTTTTTTATACAATTTTTTAGCGTTTTTAGAATGCAAAAATAACTATAAGATTTGGGATTTGGGATTTTAGATTTACGAATTTTTCATAAACCTTAGAATTGAACTTTTACACTTTCACAAAAACCTAAATTTCTTTGGCTTTACTCAAAAGTTAAATTAAATTTGTAAAAATCTAAAAGTAAAATGAAAACCCTAATCAAAAACGCTCAAATCGTAAACGAAGGAAAGATTTTTAAATCTGATGTATTGATTGAAAATGATTTGATAGCAAAAATTTCCTCAACTATTTCCGAAGAAAATGTAGATAAAATCATTAACGCTGAAGGAAAATTCCTAATTCCTGGAGTAATTGATGATCAAGTGCATTTTCGTGAACCGGGATTAACGCACAAAGGCGATATAGAAAGCGAATCAAAAGCTGCAATTGCTGGTGGAGTAACCAGTTTTATAGAACAACCGAACACCGTTCCCAATGCGGTAACGCAAGAACTTTTAGAAGAAAAATACAAAATTGCTTCGGATAAATCTTACGCCAATTATTCTTTTTCGATGGGCGGAACCAATGATAATTTAGAAGAAATTCTAAAGACCAATCCAAGAAATGTAGCGGCCATTAAACTTTTTCTAGGTTCTTCCACAGGAAATATGTTGGTAGATAATCCCGAAATTTTGGAAGAAATCTTCTCTAAAGTAAAAATGCCGATTTGTGTGCATTGTGAAGACGAAGCGACCATCAGAAAAAATACAGAAATCTATAAAGAACAATACGGAGAAGATATTCCTGTGAAATTTCATCACTTAATTAGAAGCGAAGAAGCGTGTTATCTTTCAAGTTCAAAAGCAATAGAACTCGCCAAAAAAACTGGCGCGAGATTGCATGTTTATCATCTTTCTACCGCAAAAGAAATGGAGCTTTTCCGAAATGATATTCCGTTAAAAGAAAAAAAAATCACCGCTGAAGTTTGTGTGCATCACCTTCATTTTACCAACGAAGATTATGAAACCAAAGGTTCTCTCATCAAATGGAATCCTGCTGTAAAAACAGAAACGGATAAAAATGGACTTTGGGAAGCACTTTTAGATGATAGAATTGATATTATTGCAACCGATCATGCTCCGCATACTTTGGAAGAAAAATCCAACAAATATTTAAAATGTCCTTCTGGTGCGCCTTTGGTTCAATATTCTTTGTCTGTTATGTTTGAATATTTCAAAAAAGGCAAGATTTCTTTAGAAAAAGTAGTTGAAAAAATGTGTCATAACCCTGCTATTTTATTCGAAATTGAAAAAAGAGGTTATGTGAAAGAAGGGTACAAAGCAGATTTGGTAATCATTAATCCAAATGCAGAAATTACAGTTTCTAAAGAAAATATCCTCTCAAAATGTGGTTGGAGTCCACTAGAAAACGAGACTTTTCATTCAGAAATTACACATACTTTCGTGAATGGTTTTCTGGCTTATGAAAATGGTAAAGTTTCTCCTGAAAAACACGGAGAAAGATTGCTTTTTGAAAGATAAAATCATTCCTTTTCAAAAAATCTGAATATTTAAGAAACATTTTTGCATTTTTTGCGTCTAATAGAAAAAAATTAATTCAATATGATTAGAAAGCTTACTTTGGCATTTGCTGCAGTATTAGTTTCTGTAGTTGCTTTTGCCCAAAACCAGTTTCAGTGGAAAGAAGCTTCGAGTGGCGGTTACACGTATAAATATGTAACCAATGACCCTGCGAAAGCTCGTTTTTACACTTTAAAGAATGGTTTAACTGTTATTTTAAGTCCTACGAATAAGGATCCTAGAATCCAAGCGTATGTTGCCATCAAAGCAGGAAGTAAAACAGATCCTGCAACCAATACTGGTTTGGCGCATTATTTAGAGCACATGTTATTCAAAGGAACTGATAAATACGGTTCATTAGATTGGTCTAAAGAAAAAGTAGAATTAGAAAAAATTGACGCATTATACGAACAGTATAACTCTACTAAAGACGAAGTTCAAAGAAAAGCCATTTATAAAAAAATAGACTCTGTTTCTGGAGTTGCTGCAAAATATGCAATTGCAAACGAGTACGACAAAATGATGTCTGCAATGGGCGCTCAAGGAACCAATGCTTTCACCAGTTTTGAACAAACCGTTTATACAGATGATGTTCCTAGTGCTTCTTTAGATAAATATTTAGCAGTACAGGCAGAAAGATTCAGAAATCCAGTTTTGAGAATTTTCCATACTGAATTAGAAGCGGTTTACGAAGAAAAAAATAGAACGCTAGATAATGACGGGAGAAAAGTTTCTGAAACTTTATTCTCTAATCTTTTCCAAAAGCATAACTACGGTTTACAAACAACTATTGGTACTGTAGAACACCTTAAAAACCCTTCGTTAATAGAAATCAGAAAGTATTTTAATAAATATTACGTTCCTAATAACATGGGAATTATCCTTTCTGGTGACTTTAATCCAGATGAGGTAATTGCAAAAGTGGACAAAGCGTTTTCTTACATGCAACCAAAACCATTTGATAAATACACTTTCCAACCAGAAGATGCGATTACAGCACCAATTGTAAAAGAAATTGTAGGTCCAGATGCAGAAAATTTAACCATCGGTTACAGATTGCCTGGAAATAAAGATAAAGATGCTTTGTTAGCTGACTTAGTTGGTCAAATTTTAACCAACGGAAGAGCGGGTTTATTAGACTTGAACTTGGTTAAAAAACAAAAATTATTGAGAGCTTCAGCTTTCACCTATTCATTAATTGATTATGGAATTTTATATCTTTCTGCTGCGCCAACTTCTGGCCAAAGTTTAGAAGATGTAAAAGCTTTAGTATTAAATGAAATCGAAAACCTTAAAAAAGGAAATTTTGATGACCAACTTATCACTTCTATCATCAATAACATCAAGAAAAACAAAATCTACGAAACCGAAAAATACGGTGATAGAGCTAGTGTTTTGATGGATGCTTTCACTTCTGAACTAGATTGGAGAGACCAAGTTGCGTATGTAAATGATTTGTCTAAAATTAAAAAAGAAGACATCGTAGCTTTTGCCAATAAATATTTTGGCGACAATTATGTAGCTGTTTTGAAAAGAAAAGGAGAATCTCCTGCAACTGTAAAAATTGAAAAACCATCAATTACACCAGTAGAAACCAATCCAGATAAACAGTCTTCATTTGTGAAAACAATAAATGAAATGCCTGCAACTGCTGCGAAACCAGTTTTCTTAGATTACAAAAAAGATATTCAGAAATCTAAATTAGGAAAAGCAGAAGTACTTTACGTTCCGAACAAAGACAATGATATTTTCAGATTAAGCTATCGTTACAAAATCGGTTCTTTGAATGATAAAAAACAAGGTTTAGCTTCTCAATACATTCAGTTTTTAGGAACTGATAAAATGACTGCCGAAGAAATTTCTAAAGCATTCTACAAAATTGCATGTAGTTTTAATGTTTCTACAGGAGAAGAATACACTACGGTAAGTATTGAAGGTTTGCAAGAAAACTTCGAAAATGCAGTGAAATTGTACGAAGAAGTGGTAAATAATGTAAAAGCAGATGATAAAGCTTTGGCAGCACTTAAAGCTAGATTAAACAAAGCTAGAAAAGATGCTAAAGCCAACAAAGGTGCTATTTTACAAGGTTTAACAAGTTATGCGCTTTATGGTTCAGAAAATAAATTCAACAATGTTTTGACCAATGAAGAACTGAATGCGGTAACCGCTCAAGAATTAGTAGACAGAATTAAAAACCTTAATAATTATGAGCAAACAGTAATTTATTACGGACCAACTCCTGTTTATAACGTTGTTTCTCAGTTGAAAACATTGCACCAAGTTCCTGCAAATTTTGCAGTAGCAGCTCCAGCAAAAACTTTCAAACAAGAAGTTCCTGCTAAAAATCAAGTGCTTTTTGCAGATTATGATATGGTTCAGGCAGAAACCAGATGGATTAGAAATACAGAAACTTACAACCCAGAAAAAACTACGATGGTGAATGTGTTCAATAACTATTTCGGTGGAGGTATGGGAAGTTTAGTATTCCAAACCATCAGAGAAAGTAAAGCTTTAGCTTACAGTACTTACGGATATTATGTGCAACCACAGAAAAAAGACCAAGATTACTATTTATTAGGTTATGTAGGTTCTCAAGCAGATAAATTTAATGATGCTACGGTTGCTATGAATGAATTGCTAACCAAAATGCCAGAATTGCCTAAAAATTTAGATTTGGCTAAAAATCAAGTGAAAAAAGATATTCAGACAGAGAGAATTACTCAAGATGGTATCATTTACAACTATTTAAACGCTAAAAATTTAGGTCTTACTGATGACATTAGAAAGAAAATGTACGAAACAGTAGATAAAATTACGATGGCAGATGTTAAGAAATTCCACCAGAATTATTTCTCAGGAAAACCTTACACGTATGCAATTGTAGCTTCTGAAAAAAGAGTGTCTATGGACGATATGAAAAAACTAGGAGAAGTAAAAAAACTTTCTTTAGAAGAAATTTTCGGATACTAGAAACTTTCAAAATATTTTTAGAAAAGACCGCAATTTTGCGGTCTTTTTTTGTGAATTATCTTCTTTACATAATAGATTTTTTTCTCGGAATTTTATAAATGCTTACTTTTAAGCAATAATTTTAAACAAGACTTGTCATGAATATGTACACGCAACCGATGCTTCAAGAGAACGCATTAAAAGATAAAGTAGCCATCGTTACTGGTGGTGGGAGTGGTTTGGGAAAAGCCATGACCAAATATTTTCTTCAATTAGGAGCCAAAGTAGTGATTACTTCTAGAAATTTAGAAAAATTACAAGGAACTGCCGCAGAATTAGAAGCAGAAACTGGCGGTAAAGTACTTTGTGTTTCTTGCGATGTAAGAAATTGGGACGAAGTAGAAGCTATGAAAGAAGCTGCGATTAAAGAATTTGGTAGAATAGATATTTTGCTCAATAATGCTGCGGGAAATTTTATTTCACCCACCGAAAGATTGACGCATTCTGCTTTTGATTCTATTTTGGATATTGTTTTGAAAGGAACCAAAAACTGTACACTTTCTGTAGGAAAATATTGGATTGATAATAAAATTCCGGGAACTGTACTTAATATTGTCACCACTTATTCTTGGACGGGTTCTGCTTATGTAGTTCCTTCAGCTTGTGCAAAAGCAGGAGTTTTAGCGATGACCAGGAGTTTAGCTGTAGAGTGGGCGAAATACAATATTCGTTTTAATGCAATTGCGCCGGGTCCATTCCCTACAAAAGGAGCTTGGGAAAGATTATTGCCGGGAGATTTAGCCGAAAAATTTGATATGAGAAAAAAAGTGCCATTGAGAAGAGTGGGAGAACATCAAGAATTGGCAAACTTAGCGGCGTATTTGGTTTCTGATTATTCAGCGTACATTAACGGAGAAGTAGTAACCATAGATGGTGGAGAATGGTTGCAAGGTGCTGGAGAATTTAATATGCTAGAACAAATTCCACAAGAAATGTGGGATATGCTGGAAATGATGATAAAAGCAAAAAAGAAATCATAAAAATCAACTTTTTAATCCCGAAATTTATTTTCGGGATTTTTAATTTTAAATCCCTAATTTTATCCTTCCAAAAAATTGAGGTTTTGTGAAAAAAAGTACTTTAAATTCCTTTTATTTCTAATTCTTTGTTTTTCAGTAAGGGTAATTTCTCAAACATGTGGAGGTTCGTTCGGAGCTCCAATTTTCGTAGAAGATTTTGGGAGGGTAAATAATTCTTATCAGACGGTTTCTCCAGCATTGGTATCTCCAGCATTTACCAATTATATTTATTCGTCAGTAATGCCACCCAATGATGGTTATTATACGATTTCAAATACTACGGAATATTTACCTTGGGGTTGGAAAAATTCATTAGATCATACCAATGATCCCTCTGGAACTTATGGAAATATGTTGGTAGTAAATGCAGATTATAGCACGGGAGAATTTTCTAGAAATTTTAGCAGAAAATGGTAATCCTCCTTATTTGTATTCTCTAGACAATGTAAATTGGCAAACTTCTAATATTTTTAAAAATTTGGATGCTGGGATTTATCAGATTTATGTAAAATCTCAAACCAATAGTTGTACTGCGGTTGCTACTTCGGCGGTACTTTTTATTCCAAATGCTTTTACGCCTAATCATGATGGTTATAATGATGTGTGGAGGGTTTCTAATATTGAGTTTTTCTCTAATGTGAAACTTAAAATTTTTGATAAGTATGGCACTCAAGTTTTTATGGCGGAAGATGTTTTAAAATTCAATTGGGATGGTCTATATAACGGAAGAATATTACCTTCAGAAACTTATTGGTATGTTATGGAAATTGATGGACATTATACCAGAACGGGTTGGATTTTTCTAAAAAACAGATAAAATAAGAAAGCCGAATCAACGATTCGGCTTTTCTCATTAATGTATAGGATTTTATAAATTTCTTAAACCTGCTCTAGCTCCACCTGCAGCTACTACAGCTTGCATTCTGTCTCTTTGACCTGCAGAGAACATATACATTGCAGAATCATATACATAATCCATATAGTTCATGAACATTACAGATCTTTGTACACCACCACAAGTATTGTATAAAGGATAAGTTGGTGAACCACCATTAGAACCTGTTTGAGTAGGAGTGTCAGCTACGAAATCGTTTCCACAAGTTGCATCTCCCCAAATGTGACGAAGATTTAAGTAGTGACCAACTTCGTGAGTTGCAGTTCTTCCTAAGTTGTATGGAGCAGTAGCACCAGTTACACCAGTGTATTTAGAAGCTAAAACAACTCCATCATTCCATAAACCAGCAGATTCTGGGAAAGTTGCGTATCCTAAGATACTTCCCATATCACCTACAACCCAAATGTTGAAATATTGTGTTGGGTCTGTAGCATCAATTCCTTTTGTAGAAGCTTTTTTCATGGCATCATTGGTTCTCCAAGATCTTACAGAAGTTGATTTTCTAACTGTTTTTACCAATCTAAATCTTACTTTGGTGTCACCAGCAGCTACTGAAGCAAATTCAGCAGGGATTTTATTAATATCTGAGTTAGTTGCTCCAAAGTCTTTATTAAGTACAGCGATTTGTTCTGCGATTCTAGCATCAGAAAGATTTTCTGCTGTAGTTCTGTATAATAAATTTACAACTACAGGGATTTCTACAGTTCCATCAGCTAATACTCTTCCTAATTTTTTAGCTTGAATGAATTTTTCAGTTCCCGCTTCTATTGCAGCAAATCTTGCTCTTGCTTTTGCGTCATTTTTAAGTAATTCTGCTCTGATTTCTTCAGATGGACAAGATTTTCTAGATGCAGTTGCTGTTCTAGCATTTGTGTCTTCTGTTAAGTTTGCAGTTTCCTCTGTTGTGTTACATGCTGCTAACATACCTAGCGCTATAACTCCGAATAGTAATTTCTTCATATCAAATTAATTTTTAATAAAATTGTTTTTTAATTCACAGCTGCGAATATATAGAGTTGAAATTTAGTGTGCAATATTTTTTTTAAATTTTTTTTCAAAAAGTGTTGATTTTTATTTAATAGATAGGTTTTTTCTTTGATGATTGAGTATTAAATTTACTTAATTCTTTATGGATTTATTAATTTTATTAGGTTTTTTTTTATTGCTGATTTTGTAATTTTGGTGTGAAATGATAGAAATTTTTTATTTTTTAGATAATTTCTTTGTAAAGTTCTCAAAATAGAAAAATCCGCCTGAAAAAATTCCAGACGGATCTCCTATGAAAAACTTAAATGGTAAGTTATATATGAAAAATATCAATGTTATATTTCAACTGGTCTGAAAACCAGTCCGCTTTCTTCGAAATAATCTAATGTGATTCTGTCTCCATCATTTATCTTTCCTGCGAGAATTTCTTTAGATAATCTGTTCAGAACTTCTTGTTGAAGCACTCTTTTTAATGGTCTTGCTCCAAATGTAGGATCGTAACCTTTGTTGGTTAGATATTTTAAAGCGTCTTCAGTCGCAGTTAAGATGATGTTTCTCTTTTCTAGCATTTGATTAAAGCCTCTTAATTGGAAATTCACGATTTTACCAATTTCTGATTTGCTTAATGGTTGGAAAAGTACCACTTCATCTATTCTGTTTAAAAATTCCGGACGGAGAGATTGTTTCAATAATCCGAAAACTTCTTCTTTGGTTGCTTCTAAAGTTTCAGAATCGATATTGTCATCTTTGTCACGCTGTGCAGCGTCAAAACGTTCCTGAATAATATGCGAACCAAGGTTGGAAGTCATAATAATGATAGAATTTTTAAAATTCACTACTCTTCCTTTATTATCGGTTAATCTTCCATCGTCTAAAACTTGTAAAAGCGTGTTGAAAACATCTGGATGCGCTTTTTCTATCTCGTCCAAAAGCACTACAGAATAAGGTCTTCTTCTCACCGCTTCGGTTAATTGTCCGCCTTCATCATAACCTACGTAACCTGGAGGCGCACCAACTAATCTAGAAACAGAGTGTCTTTCTTGATATTCACTCATGTCAATTCTGGTCATGTTGTTCTCATCGTCAAATAAAAATTCTGCCAAAGCTTTTGCTAGTTCGGTTTTACCAACACCAGTTGTTCCAAGGAATAGGAAACTTCCGATTGGTTTTTTCTCGTCATTTAATCCGGCTCTATTTCTTCTAATAGCATCTGCAACTGCAGAGATAGCTTCTTCTTGACCTACCACTCTGTGGTGGAGTTCGGTTTCTAGATTTAACAATTTTTCTCTTTCAGATTGAAGCAACTTGGTAACTGGGATTCCAGTCCATTTTGCAATCACTTCTGAAATGTTTTCAGCGGTAACTTCTTCTTTGATGAGCTCATTCTGATGTTTTTGCATTTCGAGTTCTAATTTTTTCAAATCTTCCTCTTTTTCTCTGAGTTTACCGTATTGTATTTCGGCAACTTTTGCGTAATCACCAACTCTAGACGCTCTTTCTGCTTCTAATTTCAGAGATTCTATTTCTTTTTTAATGGCGGTTAAATCTTCAGATTTTTGTTTTTCGCCAAGCCATTTTGCGTGGATTTCGTTTCTTTGTTCCTGAATTTTCGCAATATCTTCTTTCAGATGATTGATTTTTACTTCATTTTTTTCTCTAGAAATTGCAGCGAGTTCTATTTCTAACTGCATTAATTTTCTGTCGAGAATATCTAATTCTTCAGGTTTAGAATTGATTTCCATTCTTAGTTTAGCTGAAGCTTCATCAATCAAGTCGATGGCTTTATCTGGTAAAAATCTGTCTGAAATATATCTTTGAGACATTTCTACGGCAGCAATAATGGCTTCGTCTTTTATTCTTACTTTGTGGTGTGCTTCGTACTTGTCTTTAATTCCTCTCAAGATAGAAATCGCAGATTCTGTGTCTGGTTCTTCTACCATTACTTTTTGGAAACGTCTTTCTAAAGCTTTATCTTTTTCAAAATATTTTTGATATTCATTTAAAGTGGTTGCACCAATCGCTCTAAGCTCTCCTCTTGCTAAAGCTGGTTTTAAAATATTCGCAGCGTCCATCGCTCCTTCTCCACCACCAGCTCCTACTAAAGTGTGAATTTCATCGATGAAGAGAATGATTTGTCCATCGCTTTTAATGACTTCATTTACTACAGATTTCAAACGCTCCTCGAATTCACCTTTGTATTTTGCACCAGCAATTAATGCACCCATATCTAGGGAATAAATGGTTTTGTCCATTAAATTTTCTGGAACATCACCTGAAATAATTCTATGAGCAATTCCTTCTGCAATAGCGGTTTTACCTACACCTGGTTCGCCAATGAGAATCGGGTTGTTTTTGGTTCTTCTTGATAAAATTTGTAAAACTCTTCTTATTTCTTCGTCTCTACCAATTACAGGGTCTAGTTTTCCTTCTGCAGCGAGTTCATTGAAGTTTTTAGCGTATTTATTTAAACTTTGATAAGTTTCTTCTGAACTTGCCGAAGTTGCTTTGCTTCCTTTTCTCAATTCTTTGATGGCTGCTTCTAATGAATTTTTAGTCACTCCAAAATCTTTTAAAATTTTAGAAACTTCAGAATTTACCTCTAAAAGTGAAAGCCAAAGATGCTCAATGGTTACATATTCATCGCCCATTTTTTTGGCAACATTCGGTGCGTCTAAAAGAATTTTATTTGCTGATTGAGAAAGATAAATGTTTCCACCTTCTACTTTTGGAAGTTTTTCTAATGCCTCACGGTTTTTTTCTCTAATAAGGTTGAGGTCTGCTTCTGATTTTTTCATCAAGAATGCAGAAATATTTTCATCTACTTGAAGAATTCCTTCTAATAAATGTTGAGGTTCAATGCTTTGATGGCCAAAATCCAGCGCAATTTGTTGTGCTTTTTGAATGGCTTCTTGTGATTTTGTGGTATATTGGTTTAAGTTCATATTAATGGTTTTGATTGGTATGCTTCAAAATGTATTCTAAAGTAATTTTTAGGTCAAAATTTCCTGATTTCTGTAATTTCTTAAAATTTTTATAGACAAAATTTCTGGATTTTATATATTATTGAGTTTGGATGTTGACATTTTTTCTTGTTTATGATTAGGTGTTTGTTAAATAAAATTCATAATTTTTATTTGTTTTATTATATAATGTTAATTTTTTTAGAAAATTTATATTGTATATTTGTTGGAAACACAAATACTAATGAAGAATCTCACTCCGAGACAAAAAGAAATACTAAATGTAGCTCTTGAATTGTTCTATAAAAGAGGTTTTGCAGATACCTCCATGAGAGACATTGCAGAAGTGATGAATATAAAAGCTGCTTCTCTTTATGCCCACATTAAGTCTAAAGAAGAAATTATGGAGTGGATAAGTGAGGATGTGAGAACTAGATTTATGGAAAGATATTATGAAATTCTTGATTCTAAATTATCTGTAGAAGAAAGGTTTAGGTTAATGGTAGAAAATCACCTTAATTCTATTTTC contains the following coding sequences:
- the clpB gene encoding ATP-dependent chaperone ClpB, whose amino-acid sequence is MNLNQYTTKSQEAIQKAQQIALDFGHQSIEPQHLLEGILQVDENISAFLMKKSEADLNLIREKNREALEKLPKVEGGNIYLSQSANKILLDAPNVAKKMGDEYVTIEHLWLSLLEVNSEVSKILKDFGVTKNSLEAAIKELRKGSKATSASSEETYQSLNKYAKNFNELAAEGKLDPVIGRDEEIRRVLQILSRRTKNNPILIGEPGVGKTAIAEGIAHRIISGDVPENLMDKTIYSLDMGALIAGAKYKGEFEERLKSVVNEVIKSDGQIILFIDEIHTLVGAGGGEGAMDAANILKPALARGELRAIGATTLNEYQKYFEKDKALERRFQKVMVEEPDTESAISILRGIKDKYEAHHKVRIKDEAIIAAVEMSQRYISDRFLPDKAIDLIDEASAKLRMEINSKPEELDILDRKLMQLEIELAAISREKNEVKINHLKEDIAKIQEQRNEIHAKWLGEKQKSEDLTAIKKEIESLKLEAERASRVGDYAKVAEIQYGKLREKEEDLKKLELEMQKHQNELIKEEVTAENISEVIAKWTGIPVTKLLQSEREKLLNLETELHHRVVGQEEAISAVADAIRRNRAGLNDEKKPIGSFLFLGTTGVGKTELAKALAEFLFDDENNMTRIDMSEYQERHSVSRLVGAPPGYVGYDEGGQLTEAVRRRPYSVVLLDEIEKAHPDVFNTLLQVLDDGRLTDNKGRVVNFKNSIIIMTSNLGSHIIQERFDAAQRDKDDNIDSETLEATKEEVFGLLKQSLRPEFLNRIDEVVLFQPLSKSEIGKIVNFQLRGFNQMLEKRNIILTATEDALKYLTNKGYDPTFGARPLKRVLQQEVLNRLSKEILAGKINDGDRITLDYFEESGLVFRPVEI
- a CDS encoding zinc metalloprotease — translated: MKKLLFGVIALGMLAACNTTEETANLTEDTNARTATASRKSCPSEEIRAELLKNDAKARARFAAIEAGTEKFIQAKKLGRVLADGTVEIPVVVNLLYRTTAENLSDARIAEQIAVLNKDFGATNSDINKIPAEFASVAAGDTKVRFRLVKTVRKSTSVRSWRTNDAMKKASTKGIDATDPTQYFNIWVVGDMGSILGYATFPESAGLWNDGVVLASKYTGVTGATAPYNLGRTATHEVGHYLNLRHIWGDATCGNDFVADTPTQTGSNGGSPTYPLYNTCGGVQRSVMFMNYMDYVYDSAMYMFSAGQRDRMQAVVAAGGARAGLRNL